GGCCGGTCGACTTGTCCACACCCTCCGGCGCGATGTCCAGCCAGGCGGTCCAGCCGACGAAGTAGCTGACACCATGCAGGCCGAGCCGTTCCGCCAGCCGGACGAAGTCGTCCTCGGACTGCTCCGGGTCGCGGATGATCAACCGGGTCACCGGTTGCGGTGCGAGCTCGTCGTCACCGACCACCCGGATCTTCGCGTCCCGGCCGAGATCGCCCTCCGGGAACGGCGCGGTCACCAGGTACGTACCGTCGGACTCCTCGACCGCCATCCGCGCGTTCGGGGCGTACCGGCGGACCGACTCGATCACCGTCGACGGGTCGAAGGTCCGCTCGTCGACGACCGCACCGTCCGGGTACCCGAGCGTGCGCGCACCGTTGCTACAGACAACGAATCCACCGGCCGACAGGCCGAGCCGCTCGGCCACCGGTTTGGTGGTCGACCAGGCCCGGCCGGTGGCCAGGATCACCGGCACCCGCGCGGCGGTCCGCCGGATCGCGTCCACGACCGCGGGCGACATCCCCTCGTCGTGGTCGATCAGCGTTCCGTCGATATCCAGGGCGACTGCCGTCGGAGTTTCGATCATTTGGCGACCGGTTCGAGAACCTCGCGGCCGCCGACGTACGGCTGCAGCGCGGTCGGTACCCGGACCGAACCGTCGGCCTGCTGGTGCGTCTCCAGGATGGCGACGATCCAGCGGGTGGTGGCCAGCGTGCCGTTCAGCGTCGCGACCGGCTGCGTCTTGCCGTCGGCGTCCCGGTGCCGGATGTTCAGCCGGCGGGCCTGGAAGTCCGTGCAGTTCGACGTCGAGGTCAGCTCCCGGTACGCGCCCTGCGTCGGCACCCAGGCCTCGCAGTCGAACTTCCGGTACGCCGAGACGCCGAGATCACCGGTGGCGGTGTCGATCACCCGGTAGCTCAGCTCCATCTTGTCGAGCATCTCCTTCTCCCAGGCCAGCAGCCGCAGGTGCTCGGCGGCCGCGTCCTCGAGCCTGCAGAAGGAGAACATCTCGACCTTGTCGAACTGGTGGACGCGGATGATCCCGCGGGTGTCCTTCCCGTGCGAGCCGGCTTCCTTCCGGTAGCACGACGACCAGCCCGCGTACCGGATCGGGCCGGCGCTCAGGTCCAGGATCTCGTCCATGTGGTACCCGGCCAGCGCGACCTCGGAGGTACCGGTCAGGTACAGCTCCGGGTCCTCCAGCCGGTACACGTCGTCGTGCGCCGACAGGTACCCGGTGCCGCCCATCACCTCGGGCTTGACCAGGGTCGGCGTGATCATCGGGGTGAAACCGGCCTCGACCGCCTGCTGGATCGCCAGCTGGAGCATGCCGAGCTGGAGCAGCATCCCGGCGCCCTTGAGGAAGTAGAACCGGGCGCCGGAGATCTTCGCGCCGCGCTCCATGTCGATCGCGCCGAGCAGCTCGCCCAGCTCCAGGTGGTCGCGCGGCTCGAAACCCTCGGCCGCGAAGTCGCGCGGCTTGCCGACCTCCTCGACCACCACGAAGTCGTCCTCGCCACCCACCGGCGCCTCGTCCGAGACCAGGTTCGGCAGCGACTTGGCGAGCTCGTCGAAGCGCTGCTCGGCCTCCTTCGCCGCCGCCTCGTTCGCCTTCACGTCGACGGCGACGGTCTTGGTCCGCTCCAGCAACGCCGCCCGCTCGTCACCCTTCGCCTGCGCGACCTGCTTGCCGAGCGACTTCTGCTCGGCCCGGAGCGCCTCGAAGGCGGAAATGGACGATCGACGCTCACTGTCGGCGACCAGAATCCGGTCGACCAGGTCCGTACTCTCGCCGCGCTTGGTCAGGGCCGCGCGGACGGCATCGGGGTTCTCACGGAGCAGTTTCGCGTCAATCACACCCCGAGGGTATCGGGGCGTGTCTGCGGGGGCGAAGTGTATTCGGGATGATGTGGTGTGCACAGGCGATCGTCGAGGGGGCTTTGAGCGGGCGATGAACCACCATCCACCCAGTCAGGTCGGCCGTGTGCTCACGGTCGTACTGGGTGCGTTGCCGTTCACCGTGGTCACGCTGCTGGTCTTCGGGCACTGGCCACCGCTGGCTCGCTGGGACCAGTCGGTCGCGGCCAAGTCCGGCGCCTACGGGGCCACCCACGAGGCCTCCGTCGACTTCTGGCAGATCGTTGGCGTGGTCGCCCAGCCGTGGACGACACGGGCCGTGATCCTCGTCGTCGCCGCGTACCTCTGGCACCGCCGCGCCCGGCTGCTGACGATCTGGCTGCTCACCTCGGCGGTGGCCGAGCTGGCCCTGGTCCAGGCCGTCAAGGCGATCTTCGAGCGCGACCGCCCGGTGCAGATGCTGGTCGAGACCACTGGCTACTCGTACGTCTCCGGGCACGCGACCGCCGCCTTCGTCCTGGCCGGCGCGCTCGGCGTCGTCCTGCCGTCCGTCCGGGGCTGGCGCCGGCGGTTCCGGCTGCTCGTACTGCTGCCGGTGATCGCGGTGGTGTGGATCGCCTCCGCCGACCGGATCGCGCTGAACGTGCATTACGTGTCCGACGTACTCGGTGGCTGGGCGCTCGGGCTGGCGATCCTGACCGCGACCTCGATCAGCTTCGGGCTGCGCCCCGGCCTGCGGCGCCGCCGTCGGCGTACGCCCTCCGACGGGGAAGGGACGACCGCGCCGCCACGCGCCGCGGTGATCGTGAACCCGATCAAGGTCGGCGACGGGGTCGCGTTCCGGCGGAAGGTGACCCGGGCGCTCGCCGTCCGCGGGTACGAGGAACCGCTCTGGCTGGAGACCCGGGTCGACGACGCCGGCCAGGCGATGGCGAAACAGGCGATCGAGCACGAGTCGGACCTGGTCCTGGTCGCGGGCGGCGACGGCACCGTCCGGGTCGTCTGCGCGACGCTCGCGCACACCGGCATCCCGGTCGGCGTGATCCCCGCCGGCACCGGCAACCTGCTGGCCCGGAACCTGCACATCCCGCTCGACCTGGACGACGCGCTGGAGCGAATCCTGGAGGGCCGCGACCGGCGCATCGACCTGGTCCGGGTCCACGGTGACGAGCTCGACACCGACCGCTTCGCCGTGATGGCCGGCCTAGGCCTCGACGCCGCGATCATCTCGGACGCCCCACCACATCTGAAGAAGCAGATCGGCTGGACCGCGTACCTGGTGTCGGCCGCGAAGAACGTCAACCACCCGTCCGTACGCGTCACCATCACCCTGGACGACGCCGAACCGATCGAACGCCGCGTCCGAACAGTCGTCGTCGGCAACGTCGGCATGCTGCAGGCCAACATCCCCCTCCTCCCCGACGCCCGCCCCGACGACGGCCTCCTCGACGTGGTCGTGATCGCCCCCCGCCGCGTCACCCAGTGGCCCATCGTCCTCTGGCGCCTGATGACCCGCACCAACCGCAGCGACATGTACCTGGAACGCTTCACCGGCCACAAGGTCGAAATCCACGCCGCCGTGGACGTCCAACGCCAACTCGACGGCGACCCCATCGGCCCGGGGCGTTACCTCGCCACGGAAATCGAACCGGGGGCGTTGACGGCACGGGTGCCGAAGCGGCGGTGAATCCGGAGGGCGTGTGTTGCCCGGGGTGACGCGAACACCACCTCCGGCTGGCCCGCCTCGCGCCGACTGTCAGAGGGTCGGTCCGGTGGGTGCTGGGATCGGTTCGATGGTTGCTGCCGGTTCGTCCGGTTTGCTTGCAGTTCACGGTGGCCGAGGGCTGACCAGTGCGACCGCTTGGCCGTCGTGCGCGGCGATAGCCGCAGGAACCGGCGGGAGCCGGGTGGGAAGTGCCGGCGCTGAGCCGGGGGTGGGTGGGTAGCGCGCGGAGCACGCGGGGGTGTACGCGTCTGTGGTTCAGTCGGTGGTTGGCTGGAGGGATTGGAGGGCTTGTTGTTCTTCGGGGGAGAGTTTGGAGTCGCTGGTGTAGGTCTTGATTTCCTTGGCGTACGTGCGGGCGTCGGCTCGGCTGTTGATCGAGGTGAGGACGACGCCGTTGCCGTTGTCGTCGAGGAGGGCCATCGACCAGGAGAGTTTTCCGCCGGTGTCGCCGAAGGCGTCGTAGCGGACGACGGCGAGGTGCTGGAGGGCTAGTTTGAGGTCGGCGCGGGTGCTGGTCAGGTCCTTGGTGAGTTTGCGGAGCTCGGACTTGACGGTGCCGGGTTTGGGTTCGGGGTGGGTCTCCGGTTCCGGTTCCGGGGTGGGGGCCGGAGCGGCGGGACGGGCCGGCGGGGCGGTTCGGGCGCGGAGGGCCTGGATCGCGAACACCAGGGCGAGCACCGCCACGAACAGAGCAGCGACTGCGAAAGCACCGGCCAACGACGAAGACACGCACGAGAGCCTAAGGCATGGGGTGTACTGCCTGAGTGTTCAGGTGATCGCACAGTGTGCATGTCCCGGACGGATGCGGTACGACGAGCCTCGGCAACGTAGATTCGCGGCGTGACACATTTGCCTGATCAGGGCCCACAACCCGGCGTCCACGACCTCGGGTACGCGCGGCTCGACACCGACCGGCTGGAGCGGACCGGCGACGCGGAGGTCGTCTACGGAGCGGGTAAGACACCGTCTCAGGTAGTGGAGCTGCTGCGTACACTGCACGCGACCCACCCGGGGCACGCCGTACTCGCGACCCGGCTCAGCGTCGAGGCGCAGGACGCGGTGCGTGCCGCGCTGCCGGACGCTGTCGTCGACCCGGTCGGGCGTACGGCCGTACTCGGGAAGCCGCCCGCGCTGCACGGGACCGTCGCCGTGGTGGCGGCGGGTACGTCGGATGCGCCGGTCGCGGCGGAGGCGGCGACGACCGCGCGGGTGTTCGGCGCGGGGGTGGAGCTGATCACGGATGTCGGGGTCGCGGGGCTGCACCGGATCCTCGGCGTACGCGAGCGGCTGGACGCGGCGGACTGCCTGATCGTGGTCGCCGGGATGGAAGGCGCGCTGCCGAGCGTGGTCGGTGGACTGGTCGGTGTACCGCTGGTGGCGGTACCGACGTCGGTCGGGTATGGGGCGTCGTTCGGCGGGCTGGCGGCGCTGCTCGGGATGCTGAACTCGTGTGCGCCGGGGGTGTCGGTGGTGAACATCGACAATGGTTTCGGGGCCGGGGTGTTCGCGGCCCGGGTCGCGCGGCAGTCGGTGCCGCGGGCGACGAAGGAGGCCTGATGCGGATCGCTTGGCTGGACTGTTCGGCTGGGGCTTCCGGGGACATGCTGCTCGGGGCGTTGCTGTCGGCGGGGGCCGATCTCGAGTACGTGAATGCCGCGGTCGCGGCCGTCGATCCGTCGTTGTCGGTGACGGTCACCACGACCTCCCGCCACCAGATCGCCGCCACAAAAGCAACGGTCGAGGTGCACGGCACCCCACACCCGGAAAACGTCCCGGACACCGGGCACGGACAGGGTGGTGCTGCAGGCGGGGACGCCGGGCACGGGCAGGGCGGTGGTGCAGGCGAGGGCGCTGGGCACGAGCACGATGCAGGCGCCGGGCACGGTCATGGGCACGGTCATGGGCACGGGCACGGTGACGGCGCTGGGCATGGGCATGGGCATGGGCCGACTCGGCCGTGGGTTGAGGTGCGGCGGTTGCTGGAGGAGGCTCGGTTGGATGATGCGGTCCGGGTCAGGGCGCTGGATACCTTCGGGCGGCTGGCTCGGGCCGAGGCCTCGGCGCATGGGGTGGAGCCGGACACGGTGCACTTTCATGAGGTGGGGGCGCTGGATGCGATCGCGGACATCGTCGGCGTCGCGGCGGCGGCCGTCAGTCTCGGACTGGAGCGGGTCGTCGTGTCCACCATCGCCCTCGGCGGCGGCACCCAGGTGCGCGGCCAGCACGGCGGCATCCCGATCCCCGGCCCGGCCGTACTGCACCTGGTGGCCGAGGCCGAAGCGCCGGTCATCGGCGGCACCGCGCCGTACGAGATGACGACGCCGACCGGCGCCGCTCTGCTCGCGACGTTGGCGGACGAGTACGGGATGATGCCGCCGATGCGCGTCACCCGAACCGGCGTCGGCGCGGGCGGCCGGGACCCGGTCGAGGTACCGAACCTGCTCCGCGTGATCGTGGGCGAGACCACCGACCGCCCCGCGACCGAGCTGGTCTACGAGACGAATGTCGACGATCTCGACCCGCGGTTGTGGCCGCCGGTGCTGTCGAAACTGCTCGCGGCCGGTGCCGCCGATGCCTGGCTGACGCCGATCCTGATGAAGAAGGGCCGGCCCGCGCATACCCTTTCGGTGCTCGTCACCAGTACGAACGCGGCCGCCGTCCGGTGGGTGATCCTGACCGAGACCACCGCGATCGGCCTGCGCGAGTACCCGATCAGCAAGCATGCGGCGGATCGCGAGTTCAGTACCATCAAACTCGACGGTCAGACGATCAGCGTCAAGATCGCCCGGTACGACGGCCAGGTGGTGAACGTGCAGCCCGAGTACGACGACGTGGTCGCCGCGGCCACCGAGCTGGGCCAGCCGGTCAAGCTCGTCCTGGCCCGCGCGATCGCCGCCGCCGAATCCCACTGGAACTGACCGGCTCGGCCGCCGGGGTCAGTGCACCTCGGCGGCCTGCTGGGGTGCTGCTTTCGGCTTCCGGCGCGGCCAGTCGTACGGCCACCACTGCGCGCCCTGCCGCCGGGCCCAGATGATCAGCCCGATCAGCACCGCCAGCTCGACTGCCGGGGTGAGCGTGTCCCGCAGCCGGGCGCTGAAGAACTCCAGCGAGTCCGACAGACTGGCCGCGACCTGCCGTGCGTTCGGATCCCGGCCGGGTACGTAAGCGATCGCCAGCATGGTCGTACGGATCACCATCAGCGTGTCGATCTTGGACGCGGCCACGCCCGCGAGCGCGGCCCAGGCGATCACGTCGTACCAGGGCAGCGAGTACATCGCGGTCAGCACCCACGGGATGGCGTAGATCGCGGTGTACCGGAGCGCGGCCGGGGCCGGGTCGTCCGGGTGGGTCTGCGGGATGAGCGACTTCGGGAACACCTGGGACAGCAGGATCGCGACCACGACCAGCCCGACCCAGGCGAGGATCGCGAGCACGGTCCGGACCAGGCCGTTGGGCAGGAAGAGCGTGAAGAAGCTCAGCAGCACCTTGTGCGGCGTGCCGGTGGAGATGAACGACGTCTGCGACCGCGCCTGCTGGAACGCCTGCAGGCCGACGATCGCGTACAGCCCGCCCATCGCGATCGCTCCGCCGCCACAGAAGAAGATCGCCTTCCGCCGGTCGGCGCGCAGCGACCACAGCATCGCGACACCGACCAGACCGATGGACAGTTTGGTACAGCCCGCGACGCCGAGCATCAGACCGGCCAGGAAAACATGCCGCCGGAGCAGCACCAGCGCGATCACCGCGAACATCACCGCGATCGCGTCGTTGTGCGCGCCCGCGAGCACCGCCCAGAGCAACAGCGGGTTCGCCAGGCTGAGCATGATCACGCGCCGGCGGGCCGGCAGGTTCTTGCCGACCAGCTTCATCAGCACGAGCCCGGTGACGACCAGGCTGATCCCGACGGACAGTTGCAGCATCCACACGGTGAGCTGCGAGGAGTCGCCGCCGATCTTCGACGCCAGCCACTGAATCCACGTGGCGATCGGACCGTACACACTGCGCGCGCCCTGCCACGGCCGCTCGGTCGCGGCGATCACCGGGTCGTACCCGAGCCGGATCGTGTCCGCCGGCGACGCCGTGTACGGGTCGCCGCCGAGCGCCATGATCCGCCCGTACGCCGCGTAGATCAGGACGTCGCCGGAGGCCATTGGCGGGACCAACGTGATGGCCGCGGTCGTACCGATGCCCAGGGCAATCAATCGGTTGACGCGCGGTGCCCAGCCGTGGCGAAGTGCCTTCGTGGCCAGGTACACGCCGTAGCCACCGAGCAGGATGGCGACGTAGATCAGCACCGACACGAGCCAGTCGTTCGGCTTCGTGTCGAACCAGTACGACGGCAGCCACGAGTGCCGGTTGGTCAAGGTCAGCACGACCACCGACGGACCGAGCAGACCGACCGCGACGATCAGCGCCGTACATGCGAGGTAGAGAGCGACTGCCCGGCGACCGTACTTCTTTCCGAGCTCCAGGTCGGTGTTCATTGCGTGGACTTCCGCGGGAACAGGCTGCGCAACGACGGTCCACCGCCGTCCGCGGGCAGCGCGCTGCGGGCGGCGAGCGCGCGGCGGACGTGCCGGTACTGCTTCGCGCGGTGCAGCTGGCCGCGCAGGTCGGTCCCGGTGGCCCGGTGCCGGACGTCGATCGGCACCTCGAGGATGCGGAAGCCCTTCCGGCCGAGGTCGATCGTCAGCGCGGTCTCCACCCCGAACCCGAACGCGAGCGGCACGGCGGAGTCGAACGCGGCCCGGGTCAGGCAGCGCTGACCGGACAACGGCTGCTCCGGCGCCCAGCCGATGGCCTCTTGAATCCCGGACCGGGACAGCCGGACCACGAACCCGTGCCCGCCGGCCTTCGATCCGTCCGCGCGGACCTGGGCCGGCAGCGTACCGATGGTCATGTCCGCGCGGCCGGTCTGCACCGGCTCGATCAGTGGACCGGCGGCGGCCGCGGTGTCGGTCAGGTCGGCGTCCAGGAACAGCAGGTGCCGCGGGCGGGCACCGTCCCGCTCGGCGACGGCGGCGGCGCCGGACTCCATCGCCGCGGCCTTCCCACGGTTCCGCTCGTGCCGGACGACGACGGCACCGACTCCCTCGGCCACCTCGGCCGTACGGTCCGTGGAGCCGTCGTCGACGACCACGACCAGGTCCACGCCGATGATCTTGTGCACCGCGTCGACGGTCGTCGCGATCCGGTCCGCCTCGTCCTTCGCCGGGATCACGCAGGCGACAGCACGCTCGAACGGTTCGGGGGAGACGTCTTCACCGGGCACAGCACCGCAGCCTAGTTCCTCCGCGGCCGATCGACCTCGTCAGCGGTCACCAGCGGGGAATCTTCATTCTTTCGAACGATCGTCGAATCAGCCGTCGGGTGAGCGGATATCAGCCAGGTGGCAGATGTTCCGCCGGGCCGGCGGCGGCAGGATTTCTGGTATCGAACAAACCGAACCGAAAGAGGTACCGACATGACCCGCACCGTGACCGCCAACATCTCGCTCTCGCTCGACGGCCGGGTGAGCGGCGCCGACGGTGAGTACGACATGAGCTGGATCGTTCCGCACGCGATCACCGAGGGCGCCCGCGACCACATGATCCGGGTGACCGAGCCGGCCACCACCGCGCTGCTCGGGCGGAAGAACTACCAGGGCTTCGGCGGCTTCTGGCCGGCCGTCGCCGACGACGAGACCGCGGCGCCGCAGGACCGGGCGTTCTCCCGCTGGCTGAACGCGACCGAGAAGGTGGTGTTCTCCTCGACGCTGACCGAGGCGCCGTGGCAGAACTCGCGGATCGCCGACGGCGAGCCGGCCGACGTGGTGAAGCAGCTCCGGGCCCAGCCCGGCGGCGACATCATCGTGCTGGCCAGCTCGAGCGTGATCCGGGCGCTGCTGGCCGCCGACGAGGTGGACCGGCTGAGCATCACGCTCGACCCCGAGCTGGTCGGGGGCGGCGCGCGGCTGTTCGAGGACGGGCTGCCGGCCACGTCCTGGAAGCTGACCGCCTCGACGCCGACCGAGTCCGGCGCGCTCTGCCTGCTGTACGACCGGGTCCGCTCCTGATTGGCCTTCCGAGGGATATTGTCGGACAATCAGACAGATCGAGCTGGCTGTCGTAGCGTGGTGAGCAGAACCCGAGCGGAGGGCGGACGGATGACCGAGACGCGGCAGGACGGCCGGGCGTACGGCGTCGACAGCGAGGTCGGCCCGCTGCGGACAGTGATGCTGCACCGCCCCGGCAACGAGCTCCGCCGGCTCACCCCGCGGAACAACGACAAACTGCTCTTCGACGGCATCCCGTGGGTCGGCCGGGCGCAGGACGAGCACGACGCGTTCGCCCAGGCGCTCCGGGACCGCGACGTCGAGGTGCTGTACCTCGGTGAGCTGCTGACCGAGGCGCTCGACGACCCGGCGGCCCGGGCGCAGGCGATCACGGGCGCGACCGAGGACCTGCGGCTCGGCGACACCCTGCGCGACTACCTCCGGGCCGCGCTCGGCGAGCTCGATCCGGCCCAGTTGGCCGAGACGCTGATGGCCGGCATCCGGAACGACGAGGTACGCGCCGGTGGTCTGGTCACGTCCCTGCTGGCCCACGAGGACTTCCTGATCGACCCATTGCCGAACCTGCTCTTCACCCGCGACTCGAGCGTCTGGATTCGGGACTCGGTCGCGGTCACCTCACTGGCGATGCCGGCCCGGATGCGCGAGACGCAGCTGACCGAGGTGATCTACACGTACCACCCGCGCTTCGCGGGCGTCGACAAGGTGTACGACCACCAGCTCGAGCACGTCGAGGGCGGTGACGTACTCGCGCTCGGACCGGGTGTACTAGCGGTCGGCGTCGGCGAACGAACCACGCCGGCCGGCGTGGAGCGGCTGGCGCAGCGAGTGTTCGCGAAGGATCTTGCGCACACCGTGCTTGCCGTACCGATCGCGCAGCAGCGGGCGACGATGCATCTCGACACCGTGTGCACGATGGTCGACACCGACGCCGTGCTGATGTACCCGAACATGGCCGAGCAGATGCGGGCGCTCGCGGTCACCACCGACGGTGACCAGCTGCATGTCGCCGAGCCGGAGCCGTTCCTGGTGGCGGCGGCGAAGGCGCTCGGCATCGACACGCTGCGCCGGATCGATACCGGTCTGGACCCGGTGACCGCCGAGCGGGAGCAGTGGGACGACGGGAACAACACGCTGGCGGTCGCACCCCGGGTCTGCATCGCGTACGAGCGGACCGTCGAGACCAACGCCCGGCTCGAGGAGTCCGGTATCGAGGTGGTCCGGATCTCCGGCTCCGAGCTCGGCTCCGGCCGTGGTGGGCCGCGCTGTATGTCCTGTCCGGTGCTGCGCGCACCGACGGCTACGTGAGCCCAGCGACACGCGGAGTGAAATCGGGGCTTGTGGCGAGCACCTAACCTGAGTACTCTCTTTGCCTAGGCCCAGGCCCTGTTGCTCCCCCGTCAGCAGGACTTGGGCCGTCCACGTATGAACGCCCACCTCGGCACCGCCGAGGTGGGCGTCTTCATGTCAGCGGATGGTCAGCTGCCGGCTGGCGAGACCCGCCCGGGCGGCGCGCTCCTCGGTGGTCAGCGTGGCATCCGTGGCCAGCGCCTTGTCCAGCGCCGTGGCGAAGTCGGCGGCAGGCTTCTCCACATCGGCAGCCTCGGTGCCGGCGGGCAGCTCCCAGACCGGAGCAAGCACGCCGAGAGCGCGGAACGAGCCGATCAGGCGACTGCCGGCGATCAGCGCGGACGAGCCGGCCGCGTGCAGGCGGGCGAGCGCGTCGAGCAGCGTCTCCTCGGTGTGCGGCATGACCCAGCGCAGGTAGATCCGGTCACCGATCCGCGTCCAGTACGCAGCGTCGACCGACTCCAGCCGTACGGTCGGGGCCGCCGCCGCGTTGGCGCGCTCCAGCCCGGCCGCGACCTCACCGGTCGGGTCGTCGACGTTCTCGCCGACCCAGTAGTCGAAGCCCTCGTGCACCTTGACCTCGACCGGCTTGCCGGTGTCGATCAGGTCCTGCAGGCGCGGGCCGTCCTTCATCAGGTCGCCGACCTGGATCGGGTTGCCCGGCTCGGTCCGGAGCGCGGCCGTGATCGCGTGGCCGAGGTCCCGGCTCGGGTCGCCGGACGACGCGTGCGTCTGCATGCCGATCCAGATCGTCTCGTCGTCGCGGACCAGGCCGGGCATCGCCATCGGCAGCAGCGTGACCAGGTTGATCACCTTGCCGGCGCTGTCACCGACCTTGGCACCGGCGAGCTCGAGCTGAACGGTCCCGGACGGCACGATCTCGCGGAACGCGATCAGATCGCACTCC
The genomic region above belongs to Kribbella solani and contains:
- a CDS encoding DUF5926 family protein, coding for MGKKSRQRAKNTTTTVTLDPADLVDVGPREPCPCGSGKRFKQCHGKERAQAADAFVMRPFEGLPAECDLIAFREIVPSGTVQLELAGAKVGDSAGKVINLVTLLPMAMPGLVRDDETIWIGMQTHASSGDPSRDLGHAITAALRTEPGNPIQVGDLMKDGPRLQDLIDTGKPVEVKVHEGFDYWVGENVDDPTGEVAAGLERANAAAAPTVRLESVDAAYWTRIGDRIYLRWVMPHTEETLLDALARLHAAGSSALIAGSRLIGSFRALGVLAPVWELPAGTEAADVEKPAADFATALDKALATDATLTTEERAARAGLASRQLTIR